From Phycodurus eques isolate BA_2022a chromosome 13, UOR_Pequ_1.1, whole genome shotgun sequence, a single genomic window includes:
- the LOC133411413 gene encoding kelch-like protein 10, with the protein MNCVDGRLASKCVECVYDELRQTRGLSDALIIVDHVEFHVHKIIMCNCSPYFGALFLRWSTPDQKVYAIQGLTAHLMQLFIDFAYTACVLVTQDNVKDLLIAADKFNVIGIVEICCVFLTEQLCPENCIGIWQFTRNCHTPQLQSNAYQYILYHFEEVATSDELRQLSMQDFSDMLDRDDLIVKKENIVYEAILHWIAHEPWERGRNMPMLLAKVRLALTSQEYITINVLTNQLVQNSRECLEMVTFASRVISHMATNSVSAYCNLVARPRLPSAILLAIGGWSGPSATECIEMYDVHANCWAYLFEHMDQPRAYSGATFLNDAIYCLGGFDGTEHYNTVSRFDLKTCTWQEVAPMHSRRCYVSVTALNGCLFALGGYDGHVRLKTAEYYTPETNQWTLITSMHEQRSDASCTTLNDKIYICGGFNGNEPLQTAEYYSPETNEWTMMAPMSSRRSGVGVIGFADHVYAVGGYDGEVRLTSAEAYNPRTNNWIVLPSMQCPRSNFGIEVVEDCLIVAGGYNGVSTTSHVEYYDLTTGLWSPASDMRISRSGLTCCVMTGLCNMNQCAVVRNDLPLLFLEDDITEMDDV; encoded by the exons ATGAATTGCGTGGATGGTAGACTTGCAAGCAAGTGCGTAGAATGTGTGTACGACGAGCTGCGACAGACCCGAGGACTCAGCGACGCACTTATCATAGTGGACCATGTGGAGTTCCACGTCCATAAGATCATCATGTGCAACTGCAGCCCGTACTTTGG AGCCCTCTTTCTACGATGGTCCACGCCAGACCAGAAGGTCTATGCCATACAAGGTCTTACAGCTCACTTAATGCAGCTCTTCATTGATTTCGCATACACTGCCTGTGTGTTGGTGACACAGGACAATGTTAAGGACTTGTTGATAGCCGCCGATAAGTTCAACGTCATAGGCATCGTTGAAATCTGCTGCGTGTTTCTAACTGAGCAGCTCTGCCCAGAGAACTGCATCGGCATCTGGCAGTTCACGAGGAACTGCCACACTCCACAGCTGCAGAGCAATGCCTACCAGTATATTTTATACCACTTTGAGGAGGTCGCCACCTCGGACGAATTGCGGCAACTCTCCATGCAGGACTTCAGTGACATGCTCGACAGAGACGACCTGATCGTGAAAAAGGAGAACATCGTTTACGAGGCCATCCTGCACTGGATTGCACACGAGCCTTGGGAGCGTGGCAGAAACATGCCGATGCTCCTGGCCAAG GTCCGTCTCGCACTGACCAGTCAGGAGTACATCACCATCAATGTGCTGACCAACCAGCTGGTGCAGAACAGCCGTGAATGCCTGGAGATGGTCACTTTTGCGTCGCGCGTGATAAGCCACATGGCAACAAACTCCGTGTCTGCGTACTGCAACCTGGTCGCCCGTCCCCGCCTACCTTCTGCCATCCTGCTGGCCATTGGCGGCTGGAGTGGCCCAAGCGCCACCGAGTGCATCGAGATGTATGATGTCCACGCCAACTGTTGGGCCTACCTGTTTGAACATATGGACCAACCCCGAGCATACAGCGGCGCCACCTTTCTCAATGATGCCATCTACTGTCTGGGTGGCTTCGACGGCACAGAACATTACAACACCGTCAGCCGCTTTGACCTGAAAACGTGCACATGGCAGGAAGTGGCACCCATGCACTCCCGCCGATGCTATGTGAGTGTCACAGCGCTGAACGGGTGCCTCTTTGCATTAGGGGGCTATGATGGACATGTAAGACTAAAGACAGCGGAGTACTACACGCCTGAAACCAACCAATGGACTCTTATCACCAGTATGCATGAACAGAGGAGTGATGCCAGCTGCACCACCCTTAATGACAAG ATTTACATTTGCGGTGGTTTTAATGGAAATGAGCCCTTGCAAACAGCAGAATATTACAGCCCAGAGACCAACGAGTGGACCATGATGGCCCCAATGAGCAGCCGCCGCAGTGGCGTTGGAGTCATTGGGTTTGCTGACCACGTTTACGCA GTTGGAGGTTACGATGGTGAAGTCCGTCTGACCAGTGCCGAGGCCTACAACCCTCGGACCAACAACTGGATTGTATTGCCGTCCATGCAATGCCCCCGAAGCAACTTTGGCATCGAAGTAGTGGAAGATTGTCTTATTGTTGCTGGAGGTTACAATGGTGTCTCCACCACCAGCCATGTGGAGTACTATGACTTAACGACTGGTCTATGGTCTCCAGCCAGCGACATGCGGATTTCTCGTAGCGGTCTGACTTGTTGCGTGATGACCGGACTCTGCAACATGAACCAATGTGCTGTCGTTCGAAACGATCTACCGTTGCTCTTCCTGGAAGACGATATAACAGAAATGGACGATGTCTAA